Proteins from a genomic interval of Fuerstiella sp.:
- a CDS encoding sel1 repeat family protein, which yields MRTQPSVIFGAVLILPLVAGCDEPAPTVNFPPAAAPANAQPVPQQSGVFDPYHLGTYESAQKGHPNAQFLIGFWYTIGQGGVQIDDVEALKWYRRAADQGLAKAQFTVGQMYSSGEGATKDEVEALKWYRSAADQGHAQAQFTLGTMYSSGEGATKDEVEALKWYRSAAEQEHAQAQLNLGLMYSKGQGTPEDAVEAYAWLCLAAAQLEDAVSHRDQTKETLTPEQLEQGQLRETELLEQVDNREL from the coding sequence ATGAGAACACAGCCATCTGTAATCTTCGGAGCGGTGCTCATCTTACCACTGGTTGCCGGATGTGATGAACCGGCCCCAACTGTAAATTTCCCACCAGCTGCCGCACCTGCAAATGCCCAGCCGGTACCCCAACAGTCTGGTGTGTTTGATCCCTACCATCTTGGGACATACGAATCCGCTCAGAAGGGACATCCTAACGCTCAGTTCCTGATCGGTTTTTGGTACACAATTGGCCAGGGAGGTGTACAAATAGATGATGTCGAGGCACTGAAGTGGTACCGCCGTGCGGCCGATCAGGGACTTGCCAAAGCCCAGTTCACAGTTGGCCAGATGTACTCCTCGGGCGAGGGCGCCACCAAAGATGAGGTTGAGGCACTCAAATGGTACCGCAGCGCAGCCGACCAGGGACATGCCCAGGCGCAATTCACGCTTGGTACGATGTACTCCTCGGGCGAGGGCGCCACCAAAGATGAGGTTGAGGCACTCAAATGGTACCGCAGCGCGGCCGAACAGGAACATGCCCAGGCGCAGTTAAATCTGGGTCTGATGTACTCCAAAGGCCAAGGAACTCCAGAGGATGCTGTGGAAGCCTACGCATGGTTGTGCCTCGCTGCCGCTCAACTTGAGGATGCGGTCAGTCACCGGGATCAGACAAAAGAAACCTTAACACCCGAACAGCTTGAGCAGGGTCAGCTGCGAGAGACCGAACTGCTTGAGCAGGTGGACAACCGGGAGCTCTAG